From Vibrio fortis, a single genomic window includes:
- a CDS encoding MAPEG family protein — MNTLIYCLIAAALLPYLAKVPVAVAMSRLGGYDNNHPRDQQAKLKGFGARALAAHQNAFESLIVFSAAILLAIATDTVNESVQLFAILHIGFRVAYHILYLVNIGVMRSISWSFAIGCSFLIMGQCLVS; from the coding sequence TTGAATACGCTAATTTACTGTTTAATCGCCGCAGCTCTGCTTCCCTACCTAGCGAAAGTCCCGGTTGCTGTCGCTATGAGCCGACTCGGTGGTTACGACAATAATCATCCGCGCGACCAGCAGGCGAAATTGAAGGGATTTGGAGCTCGTGCACTTGCCGCGCACCAAAATGCGTTTGAGTCTCTCATCGTATTTTCAGCTGCGATACTTCTCGCCATAGCAACTGACACTGTCAACGAGAGCGTGCAGTTGTTTGCAATTCTCCATATCGGTTTTCGAGTGGCTTACCACATTTTGTATTTGGTCAATATTGGGGTTATGCGATCGATCTCTTGGTCGTTTGCGATAGGCTGTTCGTTTTTGATTATGGGACAATGCTTGGTGAGTTAA
- a CDS encoding ABC transporter substrate-binding protein, whose product MRYWLALVFLRDFEFEIGKWTPISLDDITKALNCTRRNAQLVIKRLVEESIIDWKSGVGRGNLPQLLLKESVHTTLIEQAKFWMNEGKADQALNLIRNKDRDQFIAEFVSQYQQQDNDQDILQIPFYRATHSLIPYEISRRTEQHIADYLYAKLLRFNRGSGQLEGDLAQTWEHTGDALKLRLRKSLKFWDGSALTAFDVKAAFESIISSNSVSRGLFLLIDDFSVVDESTLLIRSKRLSHYLPRLMAHGALSVSKLNSDGSIVGSGAFRLAEQTNYRTLLTVSPHYHGYRPWLDGVEIWNMGLSANDFQMHCDIVHGSSAPDIADEFTQVQQWEEGCIYACLNSANNAWMKLTKHRRYIQQLLQSLPMNGVRDTMIYRRASGMTSREPLKLGKAVDLSSVNQVPLEVLTYQLPGHIEAAESITELLCQHGLNSNLTVLPYPEFDQVERQSKADIIVSGEVFGEHKESSWLGWLLCTNTVTASLNKQSKLWFEQQVFDNLAQPDENQRVEGYQRIERELIRKSIYMPLFQCAQDMRISHKVNAMDLLTNGWIDFNQVVFENR is encoded by the coding sequence ATGCGCTATTGGTTAGCTTTGGTATTTTTGCGAGATTTTGAATTTGAGATAGGTAAGTGGACACCGATTTCATTGGATGACATTACGAAAGCGTTGAACTGCACGCGTCGTAACGCTCAGCTAGTCATCAAAAGGCTGGTGGAAGAGTCGATAATCGATTGGAAGTCGGGTGTTGGCAGAGGTAACTTGCCTCAGCTTCTTCTCAAAGAGTCGGTACACACCACATTAATCGAACAAGCGAAGTTTTGGATGAATGAGGGGAAAGCCGATCAAGCATTGAACCTAATCAGAAACAAAGATCGTGATCAGTTTATTGCTGAGTTCGTTAGTCAATATCAACAGCAAGATAACGATCAAGACATTCTCCAAATCCCATTTTATCGAGCGACGCACAGCTTGATACCTTATGAAATATCAAGGCGTACCGAGCAACATATCGCTGATTACCTCTACGCTAAGCTGCTTCGCTTTAATAGAGGCTCAGGCCAGTTGGAAGGCGATTTAGCGCAAACTTGGGAACATACTGGTGATGCGCTTAAGCTTCGATTGCGCAAATCACTTAAGTTTTGGGATGGCTCAGCGCTTACTGCATTTGATGTGAAGGCTGCCTTTGAATCGATCATCTCGTCAAACTCGGTGAGTCGAGGTCTGTTCTTACTTATTGATGACTTTTCTGTGGTCGATGAGAGCACCTTGTTAATCCGCTCTAAACGTTTGTCTCACTATCTGCCAAGGTTGATGGCGCATGGTGCGCTGTCGGTTTCCAAATTGAACAGCGACGGTTCGATAGTCGGAAGTGGAGCGTTTCGATTGGCAGAGCAAACCAACTACCGAACTCTACTGACTGTATCTCCTCATTATCACGGCTATCGACCTTGGTTAGATGGTGTTGAGATCTGGAATATGGGCTTATCTGCAAATGACTTTCAAATGCACTGCGATATTGTGCATGGCAGCTCGGCTCCGGATATTGCTGATGAATTCACGCAGGTACAACAGTGGGAAGAGGGCTGTATCTACGCATGTTTAAACAGTGCAAACAACGCATGGATGAAGTTGACAAAACATCGTCGATACATCCAGCAGTTGCTGCAATCTTTGCCGATGAACGGTGTGAGAGACACTATGATTTATCGACGAGCATCAGGGATGACAAGCCGTGAACCCTTAAAACTAGGCAAAGCAGTAGACTTGTCTTCGGTAAATCAGGTGCCGTTGGAGGTGTTAACTTATCAGTTGCCTGGGCATATTGAAGCCGCTGAAAGTATTACTGAACTGCTGTGTCAGCACGGTTTAAATTCCAACCTTACTGTGCTGCCATATCCTGAATTTGATCAAGTAGAGCGACAATCTAAAGCGGATATTATCGTTTCTGGTGAAGTGTTTGGTGAACACAAAGAGAGTTCATGGCTCGGGTGGTTGTTGTGTACCAACACTGTGACGGCTAGCCTGAATAAGCAGTCAAAGTTATGGTTCGAGCAGCAAGTGTTTGATAATTTGGCTCAACCTGATGAAAATCAGCGTGTTGAAGGGTATCAGCGAATTGAACGCGAATTGATTCGAAAATCGATTTACATGCCTCTGTTTCAATGTGCTCAAGATATGAGAATCTCTCATAAAGTGAATGCGATGGATCTTCTTACTAATGGCTGGATCGACTTTAATCAAGTGGTCTTTGAAAACCGTTAG
- a CDS encoding helix-turn-helix domain-containing protein, whose amino-acid sequence MSIPQVGFSHQQSNQAELQIMELSDLYEQDRLDHSPERAHRINFFGIIYIEQGTGNHMVDFEEYPFDQGSVLFVQREQVHSFDFSNRPKGKILLFTQAFLDQVHANMKLPNYTPTHLNEKHSPLLQLEAQDQTPTLVFIRQMIEEINREGSEPLIVMYLFSAFALSLHRLRPEIRQDKLTQEQSIRFARFFELMQSHFHQIRDANWYAQQINTTYKTLNIVCKLATGLTAKQMIDAFTIIEIKRRLVVSHTPSQQMAYDFGFEDASNFVKYFKNLTGLTPSQFSQRYRIPVL is encoded by the coding sequence TTGTCTATTCCTCAAGTTGGTTTTAGTCATCAACAATCGAATCAAGCCGAATTGCAGATTATGGAGCTATCCGATTTATATGAACAAGATAGGCTCGATCATAGCCCGGAGCGTGCTCACCGTATCAACTTCTTTGGGATCATATACATAGAACAGGGCACGGGAAACCACATGGTGGATTTTGAAGAGTATCCGTTTGATCAAGGCTCAGTTCTCTTCGTGCAAAGAGAGCAGGTTCATAGCTTTGATTTTTCCAATCGCCCAAAGGGGAAAATCTTACTGTTCACCCAAGCGTTTCTCGATCAAGTGCATGCCAATATGAAGCTGCCAAACTATACGCCGACGCACCTCAATGAAAAGCACTCGCCCTTGTTGCAGCTAGAAGCTCAAGATCAAACTCCAACATTGGTCTTTATTCGCCAAATGATCGAGGAAATCAACAGAGAAGGCAGCGAGCCTTTAATCGTGATGTATCTGTTCTCTGCCTTTGCTCTCTCTTTACATCGATTAAGACCTGAAATAAGGCAAGATAAACTGACTCAAGAGCAGAGCATTAGATTCGCACGCTTTTTTGAATTAATGCAAAGTCACTTTCACCAAATAAGAGATGCAAACTGGTACGCTCAGCAGATCAACACCACCTATAAGACACTCAATATCGTTTGCAAATTGGCGACGGGGTTGACCGCGAAACAGATGATCGATGCGTTTACTATTATCGAGATTAAGCGCCGCTTGGTGGTGAGTCACACTCCATCCCAACAAATGGCGTACGACTTTGGATTTGAAGATGCCAGTAACTTTGTGAAATATTTTAAGAACTTAACAGGGCTTACTCCAAGCCAGTTTAGTCAAAGATACAGAATTCCCGTACTTTAG